One genomic region from Sporichthyaceae bacterium encodes:
- a CDS encoding alpha/beta hydrolase, translating into MLASTTASATSGVSVKHFNYGKHTRNDIDVFAPATVAAAPHGTDLRPAVILVHGGSWTHGSKTSMYGAARQMVGQGYVAFPMSYRFAQDSSYPAGREDVQAAVKWVKGHSDALHVDPHKIVVLGSSAGGELAASALTWGDGSRYGAGLITLSAPMDLGLVAANTTHTAGSAKLARTVTDTLLNCLPLKCGKAFDRDDAAEHLDHRDPAVLSFASTDEWVDNRSTIRFHQVAVKHHVPSELHMIDGDKHGMDYWDKAWPTIKSWLKQRFAAIS; encoded by the coding sequence ATGTTGGCGTCGACCACCGCGTCCGCCACATCCGGCGTGTCCGTCAAGCACTTCAACTACGGCAAGCACACGCGCAACGACATCGACGTCTTCGCGCCTGCCACGGTGGCGGCGGCGCCGCACGGCACCGATTTGCGGCCGGCGGTGATCCTGGTGCACGGCGGATCCTGGACGCACGGCAGCAAGACGAGCATGTACGGCGCGGCCCGCCAAATGGTCGGGCAGGGCTATGTGGCGTTCCCGATGAGCTATCGATTCGCCCAGGACAGCTCGTACCCGGCCGGGCGCGAGGACGTGCAGGCCGCGGTCAAGTGGGTGAAGGGACACTCCGACGCGCTGCACGTGGACCCGCACAAGATCGTGGTGTTGGGCAGCTCGGCGGGTGGCGAGCTGGCCGCCTCGGCGCTCACCTGGGGGGACGGCAGCCGCTACGGCGCCGGGTTGATCACCCTGTCCGCGCCGATGGACCTGGGCCTGGTGGCGGCCAACACCACCCACACCGCGGGCTCGGCCAAGCTCGCCCGGACCGTCACCGACACCCTGCTGAACTGTCTGCCGCTGAAGTGCGGGAAGGCGTTCGACCGGGACGACGCGGCCGAGCACCTGGACCACCGCGACCCGGCGGTGCTGTCGTTCGCCTCGACCGATGAGTGGGTGGACAACCGCAGCACCATCCGCTTCCATCAGGTCGCCGTCAAGCACCACGTGCCGTCCGAGCTGCACATGATCGACGGCGACAAGCACGGCATGGACTACTGGGACAAGGCGTGGCCGACGATCAAGTCGTGGCTGAAACAGCGGTTCGCCGCCATCAGCTGA